Part of the Anopheles gambiae chromosome 3, idAnoGambNW_F1_1, whole genome shotgun sequence genome is shown below.
tagaatattattttcattaataGCTAtgggtttaacaactgttcatgaacaaaaatgaatttcgaaaataccactagatactacagagctgcacaaaaaactggttgactatcgctgcaaatgttcgctatACGTTTAAACAGCTGACACagttatgcgcacggttaagccgcccgccggttaatccgcccccggataatcgacgttctactgtatattTATGTTAGTGTCCTACGAACACCATTAAGTTTTATAATCCGCAAtcaacaaataaccaagaaaaatacaaaataagaTTTAGTAGCCAATTGATGTTTTTTACCACTTCGAAACTAAACTTTAAGTAATGCCACAGGGATGTATGAAAGTTTTTCATggtaattttgaaaaaaaatctatacaatttgtctgtaGAAAGTAAGGCAATTGAAtgcatatttttattaaaataaccaaatatataaaaatgcttcacgaGGGACAAAATGGGCTgatgcttttgacatattACGCTTGGTGTTTGTATTTGCCCACATAACAGGGTAACTGTGTACCAGTATTGGGCGGGCTAGTGCAGCAGTCTTACAAAGACTGCTCGTACACTTACAACTTTTATTAGCTTTCATGAAAGTGAGGTTATTTTAGATGAAAAACTATCGTTTTCTGGATTTTTTGGAGATATTCGTGAAATCGCTGTTATGTTCCTACTTTCGCCAGTTTGTTCCTACTTTCGGCAGGTTGTGCTCCTACTATTTTCGGCGAATACGCGAATACGGGTCAGAAAATGTCTTAATCAATGAAAATAggtaaacaaaaatgttcaaaatagTTTCACACTCTCACTTGCCTAAAATTGGTGTTGAAAATCACTTACATGAATAATGTTATGTTGCCTGCCTTGCCTGTTTATGAAACCTGCCGATCTATTGGGTGACAGCAAATCTGCCGAAAAATTTTGAACTCTGTacattttgtttaatattttgaaaaatatgcaaggaaatgatgtgaaacttcgtatatgaataacaaatgagcatatctctatttaaaaaatatgcgTTGAGAAAATTGTTAATGCGTTTTTGCTGGATTTCACTTTTAAGTTACCCTGCCAAAAATAGGCACACTGCCGAATattggtacagttaccctaatGCTAACAGGCATCACTTCAAATTCGATTTCGTCGATTGAAACGTGTATAAagtgttctattttttttattttttttaaggatAGGCAGAGGCAtgtaataatgtaaaaaactgcttaacataCCCATTTTGTCCCGCTTTCCTCTACGTTACTTCAAAGGATAATGATGTGAAAGtatgattaatttattttaaattaattttacattAATTGATTAAAGTACACAACACAAGCGCGGACATATTTTGCCATcacaacacacagaaaaaagagagtaaaaataaatgagGTAATTAGTTAATTAATTTTGTACTTTATAGCACTGTACCGCCCgcacttttctttctttgctttaaataataatttctgtttgcttttcttttgtaGCGCATTTTGGTTTGGAAAAGTTTGCAAAAGCTGAAAACCCGTTCcttcttctttattttggTGTGCCTACGACTGCACCGGATGTATGCTGCCCTCATccgaacctgcggaaggaaaATGGAAccaaaagtgacaaaagctgaTACTCTCCCATGTGCTACTTAGATGCGCAGGGGCAGATCAGAAAAGATCCACTACTTACAGCTGCGACGTTGCACGCAGCAAGGATGAGCCGGCCGCAGCCAGTGTCATCGAAGTTCGTGACAATCCTGACAATCCGAGCAGGCTAGATAGAGGGTCAGAATATCGGCTTCCACCTGAAAGCGTGGCACAAGCAACACACACGAAGGAATGTTTATATTTAGCAAAAAGACCTTGGAATTGGACAGAAATTTCATGCAAAAACTGCGAACAACCGGCCACGGACAAGGAggaaatgaataatttatcgAATCTCATTGGCAAAATTAATGAGTTTGCAGTATGCGTAGTTTTTCGAAATTCaaaaaccggttttttttgtttcttgtagACGGGCCTCTTACGGTAGAAATCTCTAGCACTCCTGTAGTACGTGATGTCACCTCCCTCTCCCTCGTTAACGTACCTCTTTCCGGTGGGGTCGAATAGTATTGGCCGGAGCTTTGGGGCGCTCCGGAGTAATAGTACGACGGTTGTTGGTATTGGGCGTAGgaaggttgctgctgctgctggtatgCGGATTGGTAGTAAGGTTGCGACTGAGGTTGTTGGTACGTATATTGCGGCTGCTGGTAGTACTGGTACTGCGGTTGTTGGGCAGCAGCGGGTTGCTGATACTGAACCTGAGGCTGTTGGACAGCGGGTTGCTGATATTGCACCTGTGGTTGCTGGTATTGGACCTGAGGTTGCTGATACTGAACCTGAGGGGGCTGTGTAACTGGTTGCTGATATTGAACCTGCGGTACCGATTGCACCCGCTGCTGGATTTGTAACGGCCGCTCTTGTAGCTGGGGTACCACGTACTCAGCTTGCCGCTGAGGCTCTCGCACCGGGACTGGCTGCTGTTCCAGAAAGTTCGTTTCTGCAAATAGTCACACAAACTGTTTAGCCAAACGCACAACACTGCATACACTACCACATGGTTACCTTCATTCTCATTCACCACCACGTAGTCTAGCTGGCCGTTCTTTGAGAACTGGGCCGGCAGAATTTCGATTCCGGGTCCTGCCGGCAGTGCACTGGCCGGGCGAACCGTAATTAAGCCACACCAAAAGATGAATGAAAGTAGCCttaaaaaaaggtgaaatgcCATTTTTTTGCCACCCACGGTTCACACGGGATCGATCACACGACGCACGCGGTCTGCCTTCGGGGCCGAACTGCTACCCGCGACTGATAGTGGTGATCGGTTCTCCATCGTATGCGACATTGGCCAGACATTATGATGCCTCTTTTTGCTTCTAAACCGGTTTAGGAGCTGCTGGGTACAAGCGCAATGATTTGGCACGATCTGCACGAAAAACCGTTATGGTGCGAAGGTTAGCAAATTTTAATATGGGCAAATATGGGCGCTTttgctaatgtttttttatcatgATTTAAAGatatcatttttgtttatttttaaacaaaataattcaccTCGAAAGAATTGTTATATTCGTTTTTTAAATGCTCAAACTAGTAAAAACGTGATTTTCCCTTGCTACGGTTATTGGCGGATTTTTTCGCCCGCGTTAGTGAGTTGATCACTTACATCGCTTTCTCACTAGAATTtgtaaatgtattttaatatATGTTATTTATACATGTTCTGTactttttgcaataaaaacactTATTTTATGGTTTGAACACCATTTTCCCCATTAATATCTGTTTttcgttaaatttaaatcgaTTTGTTCTATTTGATAGTGAGACAACATTTTCTCACGCGTTTGAATTGTCTCACTATTGGCATTTTGACGGTCCCAAATGACAGTTGGGCCGCTTTCGCGAATAATCGAGCAGTTCGATCTTAGCGACAAATCGACCAACATTATTTACAACTTAAGCTCAGTTCATTCCCTTTCTTATAGTGAAATGCCTATTCGTtcattaaaaatgattattacTTCTTTAATGCCGtttctttcccattttcttAACAAACTAGAATCTAAAAACTGATCGAAAGTGCTTGATTTGCTAGCACTGCATAGTGGAATGTTCCTATTGGTTTGTTAATGAAGAGAGAATAACTTCCTGGTTAATGGTAATTTTTAAgaactttaaaaaatattaaaatatgaagTAAAGTTATTCATactataattttaaattttaccaaAAATATTACTCCTGTGGTGTCCATTTAATTTGACATTATACGACACGCAGTGCATGCGGATTTAGATTGTTGACAATTgtgcaacacaaacaacacatcaCCGCGGAAAGGAGGGCCCCTTAATTCTACCTCCTTTTCCAATTTTTCGCTTTTTATTGTTAAGTAAAATGAGATAAAATAGTGTAATAATTGTTACCTTACCTTCAGGGCTTGTGTTTAAGTAAAACAGTTCACTGCTCGAAGCAACCGGCACGCCATGCGACCGCCTGGTGTTAGTATGCGGTTATGTAAAATGTTCCCACTGGTTGGGAATGTGGTCCGGAATGCCGGTTCTGCGACATTGCACCATCGATCCTACTGCACGCCggttgtaaatattttcgaTCGCAATGTGAAACGTCTGCAACGGGAACGAGCTGCCAAACGGTACGAGTAAGAACCGACACAATAGAAACGGTTAATAACCTTTTCCTTACCTCGCAGTGACGATGTGGAGCTGTACGATTACATCAAGGAGGAGGTGGGCTACCGGCTGGCCGACCGTATCTTCGACATCAAGCGCCAGTTTACGAATGCGGTCGATCTCGGTGCCGGCCGTGGGTACGTCACCAACCACGTGCTGGGCGAAACGGTCCAGAAGCTAACCGCCATCGACCTCAGCCCGGCAATGCTGGCCCAAATCAAGGGTTCGCCCGGGCTGGACTTTAGCGTGCGCGAGATGGACGAGGAGCGGTTCGCGTTCGAGCCGGATTCGCTCGATCTGGTCGTGTCCAGCCTGAGCATGCAC
Proteins encoded:
- the LOC133392841 gene encoding DNA translocase FtsK-like, yielding MAFHLFLRLLSFIFWCGLITVRPASALPAGPGIEILPAQFSKNGQLDYVVVNENEETNFLEQQPVPVREPQRQAEYVVPQLQERPLQIQQRVQSVPQVQYQQPVTQPPQVQYQQPQVQYQQPQVQYQQPAVQQPQVQYQQPAAAQQPQYQYYQQPQYTYQQPQSQPYYQSAYQQQQQPSYAQYQQPSYYYSGAPQSSGQYYSTPPERGGSRYSDPLSSLLGLSGLSRTSMTLAAAGSSLLRATSQLFG